acaaatatttatttttatcaaattacagTAAATTCTAAACAGAcctataaaattgttatatataattaaatactttttttaaaatttaaaaatttcataaaatccaaataaaaataaaaagatattaatttatatttttaatttaaatgaataattgaaatgaatgatgtaaaaatattttgcatccaaataaaaattttgatattttttaaatgatgtgTAAAACCATAATTAtccgataaataattttaaacacaaaaatttatatatatataatagataaaaaattcaattaatgataaataaatacttcataacaatattgaaataaaattgtttcaattattttagaaaattttaatgtataaaaaagaattgaaatcatgttacaaaatattcataattaaaaaaaaatcactcgtGTTTGACTATTCAAAAGAAAgtggaaaattgtttaattcattaacaacaggaaaaatttaataaatataattttataatgtcacCAAAAGCTATATACCGTagaatttaatactttataaattaattgatttaaaattatttaattaagatatataaagtttaaattatatttcctgttgcaaatgaattaatacttaatacttTCTACATCTCCTAATAACTTTTCTTGTATCACACAGATTATAAGAGAACTATAAATTGTAGAATATCAGAAATgacattattgaataataataaatctttttagcACGCAAACTTTTTCACTGCTAAcaaactaatatatattacttgcAAATATATCTTATCTCAATGAAAGCATTTTACTAAGCTTAATTTGAAGAGTATGCATTTTAACAAGGAAGAACTTATTCCTTCTATTTCACATAGTAATCATtagttttcgaaattcgaacgcacaattgaaaaatggcagaaaatatataaaacagtaTTCTTCAAACTCACTTGGCTACCTGAGATATTTTGTATCTTTcagtcatttaaaaattttctaaaacggaataaaaggggggggggggggagagaaaaaagggtaTGTACTAAAAAGTACACATGCTAACACTGAAAGCAATatctagaaaaatatcaaaaaagtatatgcttatttttattcaatcttttGTCTCTCCTATTGAAACTTAAAACACACGGTAACTTATACTTTTGTACGCGTTCGATTCTAAATATTGcttttaatgtttttcaatttcttgaaagaaaaagtgaaaaagagaTGAGTGAAATTACGAGATTGGAAGAGACATGTTCttgttttatatagaataacgaATTGTATAATGTTATCAGCACTTGTGGAATGCCTGCAGTCAATGTTATCTCAAATACTAAATACATacactaaaaaattatacgtttcATACAACTATAACCACTCCTTAAAAAAACATCAAAGAATACTAGCaagttatttatacatttagcATCACTCTCATGGATAAAGGAAATCCtttgtaataatgataataaaaaataaaaaaataaattcatttatattatatattgagactttaaaatttcaattataatgttaCAAACATTAATCCTAAACTAAATGATTTCCTTTTCTGTGAGAGTAATGTGTAACTAATACCGGTTCATTAAGCTTGAAAGTACTTTTCAAAgtacaaaagataaaaagatagctatcttaaaataaaaagcaacTTTTTGTGCAGATAACAAATAAAGAGCACTCCTTAGGAACTAATAAGACTTAAACATTATTACCGAGATCTGAATAAAAtcaacttataaaaattaaaaatatcatatatacaattatattaaaaacaaaaataacctTCTAATAATAGGAgagatttaaaatgattaaaatattttgtagaaaGAAGTAAAGTtgaatttaatggaaaatataaaaataaaaaataatagaaaagagatttaatagtttttatatttatgttatgtttttatgaaaaagaaaaaaaaataaattatattttattaaattttaataaaaaaaaaaaaaaaaaaaaaaaaaaaaaaaaaaaaaaaaaaaaaaaaagcaaaacatTTTAtgttagattattataaaaaaaaaaatatataaaaaatagtattgaCATATTTACTTCATTTCTACAAATGTCACAAGAATACTTATTATTAGAAGATTacctgtatttttaatttgtcgtAGAATTAAATAAGTCATTTATTACTTAgagattgtaaaaaattttttcttatttttatttcatcgtgtaacaaaattgttatagttgaaatatgaaacaaatggATTTTgtccaatttatattatctgtcaaaataaaaaaaaataaaacaatacgtaataataaattataatttatatattctttaattgctttcatttttttttaatttagaaatttataaatattatagtcatttaattaaaatgcaaaatccatttttttttcattttcaataaaaaaaaaggaatttggttactcaatgaaattattaattgctaTGACATATGTAGGCTGTAGAATTCTACTATAATAAAAGTAcactaaaaatatagaattaatccTATTGACCGAAGGccgatatgtaatataaatgtcacaaatttgaaattgtgcCTGTACAAGCTATTCTAATATCTGTACATTGCAATAATACAATACAGTAAGTCAGCTAGATATGAATCACAAcataatttatcatcattttattggaatatattcttctttcgcttatttttaatgtaaattatattatcggtCGATCgtagttaattatatacaatttctttttctaagttataaataattaacagaatattatttgttaaaaaataaaaaataatagtacagaaattgaatgaaattaattaactatatGGAATTTTcacagaatttattttttttctttttttatgctttaaatagatgaaaattataaggacgtagtttttatatataattacttaaaaaaaactaatatatcAGTAACAGGCAATGCCACAGAGTGCTCCATATCGTATCTCTAACGAATTATTGCTTTTTGcacttttcgaaatattcggaACGTCATTACGCTATGTATACCTACATATTGTGTAAAAATTACTTATGATCAAAGTTCAATCAAGCCTATATGCATTATAGCttttgaaacttttcaaaaaatgtacattgaacaaaaaaagaagaaaatattgcaaCTGCAGTTATTTCCTTTCGTTAATCTGATTTTGATATACAAACGATATTGTATCAGGACTCCGTAAAATAGTTGTTGCGTATATTACGCATTAGTAAACTGTattgtcattaaaaaatattattttctcggGTACATTTGGCAAGCATGCACTTCTCAATTTGGAAGATCAAATCTTCAAGGGACTTCAATTGAATAAAGGCTAAtcgaaaatcaatgaaaactACGAGAGGACGGTTCGCACTCTCCTCCAACGTGCTTCCCATTgtgatttatttcttctagCGCTCCATCCAAATCCAAACCCAGAAccaataataactttattaaagTAAGCGAAGTTGTTATTGCTGTTGCCATTAACGTGACCAATATTCGTGTTAAGATTGGCCAAATTAACTGCATTTAAAATACGAACAGCAGATGAGAGTCGTAATTTACTTGCTGGAGAACTAAACACCAACTTGCGGCTCTGTTTATTGTTGTTGCTGATATCCTCGCTACTGCTCGTACTATGGCGTTCACTTAATTGTTTTGCCGTATGGGAATATTCAGTACAAAATGATTTCACCATTGATCATTGTCGATACGTTTGAGATGATATGCCATTACCAGGTGTCACATAATCTCCAATCATCAAGCTGGGATTCACTGGATAATGTGAAGTATTGCCAAGGACCAGCGATTGCTGGAAAGTAACACCAAGCTGTAGCGCGAAAGACACGCAGGCAGGCGTACACTTTAGTATCCTtttgctttaattttattaattatttagcgAGCTAAATTTGGTGCaaacatttatacatattgtaCGTGAATATGGTGCATATATGTTAGTACACTCTGGTACCATAAAGATTAGCTCGCtcataatctaattaaaacatttttacttACCGTAGCGGGAGATGTAAACATATTTGGTGTAATTCCACCACCTATTAATTGTGCTGCTTGTGTACTCGTAGCTGTACCTCCTACTCGACCCCTACCTGTACTCGAAATCGAACCTGGATGAATATTTGGCTGGCCTCCTAAATTAAATCCatacaaaaaacaattattttatattcttaaaataaaaaattatttttttaactattttttaccTATTGCAAGTAAATTACTGGGATTCACTGCAGCGGTAGCGTCCATAGAAACTTCTCCTAAACCATTCACAGACATTCCATTAACCATATTTACTGCTTGTCTGGCACCTTGTGCATCTAAGGTTGTCCAATAAGATTCGCTAGGTGAGGTATTATTTAAACCAGGTGGAGGTTGCGCTGCTGCACCTGTATATCTAAAGTACGGATTTTTCAAATCCAAAGTATTACTACTGCTTTCCATATTCGTTCCTTCCAGTTTTAATTCTATTGTTACATCATATGATTGTCTAAAACattgttttatatgaaattacatatatattttatattaataaaattttgaaattttataaattaaattattattactaatagaATTTACTTCACCTCTTATTCGCAATAAGAATAACTTTTCCAGATAATAGCTGACCACTTTTACAAAACAAAGGATTTTCCAGAAGACAACGAACTTGATACCAATGGGTAAGAGGTTCTGTTGGAGCTGTACTTAACCAAACCTGTTGTGTTGATCCAATAAATGCAACATCAAACCAAAATGCAAGGCCATGACAAGTACCACTTTCcaatatatgaaaatcaaCATCGATTTCTGAAGAATAGATAAAATGaagtaacatatttttattattgaacatcttatttatataatatattttatgaaaatcatatacaatatacaaattttcacctattttatgtaaatcagTCTCGTTAGCAGTTTGAAAATCTACAATATGTCTGATAGATTTAGCCATACAAATTCTTATATCAAAGGTATCAACAATTGGTTGTCTAAAGTATTCTTTCATCGCGTTATTTCGCATTGCTGAAAGATCTACACCATGAAAACATGTTTGGTACCAAAAGTTAGCTTTATTAAATTGCTCCATATAAAGATTTTCATCGGAAAACGGTGCGATGTGAAGATCTCCTCGAGAGGGAAACATTCTTCCACCtgtataatgattatttaactattgttattataacaggtgtaaatgaatttaaaaaaaaaattgtaaaatatttacctgGAACTAACCACTTTTTAGCATGAAGATATGTTTCAAGCATTCTTTCATTGTACAACATATAACCCATTGGTTCACTTACTATGCAATCTACTTTTTCTGgtaaatcaatttcttctattttaccAGCTATGACAATAATCTTATctgataaattatttgcagCAACTAATAGTTCTGCATGATTTGCCATATTACTTGCTTCCACTGCATATACTTTCTTTGCACCAGCTTGAACTGCAAAGAATGATAATATTCCAGAACCTGCACCTACATCTAATACAACTTTATCTTTAAAGTCAGAGAGATTTCCTAGAATTGCTCGCTGGTAGGTACTAGTTCTAATATAATCTTGCATCATATTTTGTTGCTGGGATAGATAaccataaaattgaaaatattgcataGCTGAAGATTCTTCCGTCCTTTCATTAAATGCAGAAACACCTTTGCCATTTTTCAGTTTCAATATttgtgaatgaaaatttctaaaatctaaaaaaatgttattaatgatataaaaaatcagaTTAAATAGCACaacttaaatatgtaattgttTATTAGCTCACCTGTTTCATTAGCAAATGTTACAAGTAAACTATCTGTATCAAATGTGAATACATAACTTCTAGATGAAACTCTAGAACATTCTGTACTAGGAGTTACTGGGAATTCTAATAATGTTGTTTTATCCCTACCGATTATGTCTCctattgagaaaaataaaagatataaaaaaatatcttttgtattcataaaataatttaaaattattaatatttttaaaatcttcttaaaattatttaaaatactctttctatatttaaaatatttttattataaaattttttttatgataaaattaaattattaaattgttatattaataaattggtaaa
The window above is part of the Apis mellifera strain DH4 linkage group LG11, Amel_HAv3.1, whole genome shotgun sequence genome. Proteins encoded here:
- the LOC411458 gene encoding histone-arginine methyltransferase CARMER isoform X1 — its product is MAKVFRAVTVSTLSNNGQSTAKFNKPVTLNINYDPQGLSIEFLAGDIIGRDKTTLLEFPVTPSTECSRVSSRSYVFTFDTDSLLVTFANETDFRNFHSQILKLKNGKGVSAFNERTEESSAMQYFQFYGYLSQQQNMMQDYIRTSTYQRAILGNLSDFKDKVVLDVGAGSGILSFFAVQAGAKKVYAVEASNMANHAELLVAANNLSDKIIVIAGKIEEIDLPEKVDCIVSEPMGYMLYNERMLETYLHAKKWLVPGGRMFPSRGDLHIAPFSDENLYMEQFNKANFWYQTCFHGVDLSAMRNNAMKEYFRQPIVDTFDIRICMAKSIRHIVDFQTANETDLHKIEIDVDFHILESGTCHGLAFWFDVAFIGSTQQVWLSTAPTEPLTHWYQVRCLLENPLFCKSGQLLSGKVILIANKRQSYDVTIELKLEGTNMESSSNTLDLKNPYFRYTGAAAQPPPGLNNTSPSESYWTTLDAQGARQAVNMVNGMSVNGLGEVSMDATAAVNPSNLLAIGGQPNIHPGSISSTGRGRVGGTATSTQAAQLIGGGITPNMFTSPATLGVTFQQSLVLGNTSHYPVNPSLMIGDYVTPGNGISSQTYRQ
- the LOC411458 gene encoding histone-arginine methyltransferase CARMER isoform X2; protein product: MAKVFRAVTVSTLSNNGQSTAKFNKPVTLNINYDPQGLSIEFLAGDIIGRDKTTLLEFPVTPSTECSRVSSRSYVFTFDTDSLLVTFANETDFRNFHSQILKLKNGKGVSAFNERTEESSAMQYFQFYGYLSQQQNMMQDYIRTSTYQRAILGNLSDFKDKVVLDVGAGSGILSFFAVQAGAKKVYAVEASNMANHAELLVAANNLSDKIIVIAGKIEEIDLPEKVDCIVSEPMGYMLYNERMLETYLHAKKWLVPGGRMFPSRGDLHIAPFSDENLYMEQFNKANFWYQTCFHGVDLSAMRNNAMKEYFRQPIVDTFDIRICMAKSIRHIVDFQTANETDLHKIEIDVDFHILESGTCHGLAFWFDVAFIGSTQQVWLSTAPTEPLTHWYQVRCLLENPLFCKSGQLLSGKVILIANKRQSYDVTIELKLEGTNMESSSNTLDLKNPYFRYTGAAAQPPPGLNNTSPSESYWTTLDAQGARQAVNMVNGMSVNGLGEVSMDATAAVNPSNLLAIGGQPNIHPGSISSTGRGRVGGTATSTQAAQLIGGGITPNMFTSPATQSLVLGNTSHYPVNPSLMIGDYVTPGNGISSQTYRQ